The DNA window CGTACTGGGCGTCGATGATGAGGATGTCCACGTCGCGCAGGAATTCGATGAGTTTCTGGTCCTGCCGGCGCGCGTAGTCGATCTGCGTCTCGGCTTCCTTCTCGGTCATGATGCCCGTCTGGCTCTTTTGGCGCACGAAGAGCTCATTGTCCGGAATGAACGCGATGGAACCCGCGCTGGTGAACAGCCGGTAGCCGACGCAGATGCCCGGGTGGTTCATGAACTGTGCCTGCACGCGGACGTTGCCGACCGCGAACTCGAGGTCCTTCAATTCCTGGATGCTGATGTTGCCCGGCATTTCCGGCATCGTGATGGGGAAGTAAGGGCTTTCCATCTGGCTGGCGAGCGTCTGCTCGAGGCCCTTGCGGGCGCCGGTCGGGCCGAGGATGCGGATGCGGTTGCGCGGATTGTAGGCCGGGATGAAGAACGGAAAGCCCTGGATGTGGTCCCAATGCGTGTGCGTGATGAGCACCGTGGCGGCGATTGGTTCGTCGGGATACTTCGCCACCCACTCCTGCCCGAGCGGGCGGATGCCGGTGCCCGCATCGAGTATGATGCGCTCGCCGTCGGCCTGCACTTCGACGCACGCGGTATTGCCGCCGTAATAGGCGGTTGCGGGACCGGGAGTCGGCAGCGAACCGCGCACGCCCCAGAACTTCACGCGAATCGGCTGGTTCGTCGAAGGCGTCGGCGAGGCCGCGTGCTCGAAACTCGAGCGCGGCGTCTGCTGGCTGCGGAGCTGGAAGGTCGTGCCGCTCGGCCCGCCGCTGGTGAGCCCCTCGACGAGGCGCAGCATTTCCTCGGGGTCGATGGGCTTGGTCAGGTAGTCATCCGCGCCGGCCTCGAAGGCATTCTGCCGGTCCGTGGCGTAGGTGCTCGCCGTGCTGATGACGATCTTGGTCTGGCGGACCTGGTCGTTTCGGGCGCGGATAGCCCGGCAGACTTGGAAGCCGTTGCAGCGCGGCATCATCAGGTCGCACACCACCACCTCGGGCTTGTGCTCGGCGATCATGGCGAGGCCGACTTCGCCATCTTCCGCCTGGAGCACTCGCCAGCCGGCTTTCTTGAAAGCCCATTGAACGACTAGGCGGGCACCACGGTCGTCGTCGATGACCAGAACGGTTTTCATTCAGGCTTCGGTGGCATCCTGTGCTGCGTCGTGCCGGATGACAAGCCGGGAAAACTCAGC is part of the Verrucomicrobiota bacterium genome and encodes:
- a CDS encoding response regulator: MKTVLVIDDDRGARLVVQWAFKKAGWRVLQAEDGEVGLAMIAEHKPEVVVCDLMMPRCNGFQVCRAIRARNDQVRQTKIVISTASTYATDRQNAFEAGADDYLTKPIDPEEMLRLVEGLTSGGPSGTTFQLRSQQTPRSSFEHAASPTPSTNQPIRVKFWGVRGSLPTPGPATAYYGGNTACVEVQADGERIILDAGTGIRPLGQEWVAKYPDEPIAATVLITHTHWDHIQGFPFFIPAYNPRNRIRILGPTGARKGLEQTLASQMESPYFPITMPEMPGNISIQELKDLEFAVGNVRVQAQFMNHPGICVGYRLFTSAGSIAFIPDNELFVRQKSQTGIMTEKEAETQIDYARRQDQKLIEFLRDVDILIIDAQYDEQEYLKHVGWGHSCVDDAVTIANSAGVKQLFLFHHDPGHDDTKVAQMAAHGRQLAVSSGSKLKVEAAREGIEVVLKPKPASRPAQVVADAVG